From Candidatus Epulonipiscium sp., the proteins below share one genomic window:
- a CDS encoding proline--tRNA ligase encodes MGKDKKFVQEITDMEQDFAQWYTDVVKKAELIDYSSVRGCMILQPYGYAIWELLQSQLDMRFKETGHKNVYMPMFIPESLLQKEKDHVEGFAPEVAWVTHGGEEKLTERLCVRPTSETLFCEHYANVIQSYRDLPKLYNQWCSVVRWEKSTRPFLRTLEFLWQEGHTAHATAEEAQEETIKMLNVYAKFCENVLAIPVVKGQKTDKEKFAGANSTYTIESLMHDGKALQSGTSHNFGDGFAKAFGIQYTDKNNELKYVHQTSWGMTTRLIGAVIMVHGDNSGLVLPPKIAPTQLVMIPIAAHKEGVLDKANEIKNRLSSLVRVELDDRDKMPGWKFSEHEMKGVPYRLEIGPKDIEKNQVVLVRRDTREKIIISIDELETEIPKHMDILQKELLEKARIMRDEKTYTAKNIEEFKRILATSPGFIKAMWCGDEACEDKIKEETGATSRCIPFEQEHISDTCVCCEKPASKMLYWGRAY; translated from the coding sequence ATGGGAAAAGATAAGAAATTCGTTCAAGAAATAACCGATATGGAGCAGGACTTTGCCCAATGGTACACGGATGTAGTTAAAAAAGCAGAACTTATAGATTACTCCAGTGTAAGGGGATGTATGATTCTTCAGCCCTATGGATATGCCATATGGGAATTACTTCAAAGTCAACTAGATATGAGATTTAAAGAAACAGGGCATAAAAACGTATACATGCCAATGTTTATACCCGAAAGCCTTCTTCAAAAGGAAAAAGATCATGTAGAGGGGTTTGCTCCAGAAGTTGCTTGGGTTACCCATGGGGGAGAAGAAAAATTAACCGAGCGGCTTTGTGTTCGTCCGACTTCAGAAACCCTATTTTGCGAGCATTATGCCAATGTCATTCAATCTTACCGTGATCTTCCAAAACTATACAATCAATGGTGTTCTGTTGTTCGTTGGGAAAAAAGCACCAGACCGTTTTTAAGAACTTTGGAGTTTTTATGGCAGGAGGGGCATACAGCCCATGCAACGGCCGAAGAGGCTCAAGAAGAAACCATAAAAATGCTAAATGTCTATGCCAAGTTTTGCGAAAATGTTCTTGCAATCCCCGTGGTTAAAGGGCAAAAAACCGATAAAGAAAAATTTGCAGGGGCAAATTCAACTTACACTATAGAAAGTTTAATGCATGATGGAAAGGCACTCCAATCAGGAACTAGTCACAATTTTGGAGATGGTTTTGCTAAGGCATTTGGAATTCAATATACGGATAAAAATAATGAACTGAAATATGTTCATCAGACCTCCTGGGGAATGACCACAAGATTAATAGGGGCTGTTATTATGGTTCATGGAGATAACAGTGGACTAGTCTTACCACCTAAAATTGCTCCAACTCAACTGGTCATGATTCCTATTGCTGCTCATAAAGAAGGGGTATTAGATAAAGCTAATGAAATAAAAAATAGGCTATCTTCTTTGGTTAGGGTAGAATTGGATGACAGGGATAAAATGCCTGGATGGAAATTTAGTGAACATGAAATGAAAGGGGTTCCCTATAGACTAGAAATAGGACCTAAGGATATAGAAAAGAACCAAGTCGTATTGGTTAGAAGAGATACAAGAGAAAAGATAATAATTTCAATAGATGAATTAGAAACCGAAATACCAAAGCATATGGATATTCTTCAAAAAGAACTATTAGAAAAAGCAAGAATAATGAGGGACGAAAAAACCTATACTGCAAAAAATATTGAAGAGTTTAAAAGGATACTAGCAACCTCCCCAGGATTTATTAAGGCTATGTGGTGTGGGGATGAAGCCTGTGAAGATAAAATAAAAGAGGAAACAGGGGCTACTTCAAGATGTATTCCTTTTGAGCAGGAGCATATTTCAGATACTTGTGTATGCTGCGAAAAACCTGCAAGTAAGATGTTATATTGGGGAAGAGCATATTAA
- a CDS encoding methyl-accepting chemotaxis protein — protein sequence MNKVSNKIVFITILIILITILGTGIPGYYTTVTQSDRILSIQMEQQTAALVGIIEGYRELVQVEEQARERFLKYLSNRVIGVTGYGFVINGNGKFLMHPDENLVGADATQYDFVKEIMDNKEAVNNNGYGRARVQKVSYEWNGKEKFAYYTYHYDWDLFIALSGVYDEFIAAQKTALKNLIIVGFLVLVLAAFGIYIVMTRIMKPIVILSRAMKEVEKGNLQVNPIIVKNKDEIGVLSNGFNGMIATLKELAINIKDATDILYAAIQDTKIGVNQTVYNSEEVARAIEEIAFASQKLAEDAEKGTLAMQVISRSTNYTKNTTYSMNKITDEVRIAVERGDAATKALTVKSDETMKTFYWINEQIKLLEIKSKEIHSVTGVIRSISEQTNLLSLNAAIESAKAGEAGKGFAVVADEIRKLVIQTEEQTKFINSVIGEIFNQIETIVQYMIKGKQTVLKQDEAVKETNITLTEVNMKMKDMAECINIIIEQVLETTQNAEGSVQMIENISSTCEETCANTQQVSALTEQQLISVQTIEKAINKLNNLSQDLSLRVNKFNI from the coding sequence ATGAACAAAGTAAGTAACAAAATAGTTTTTATTACAATACTAATCATACTAATTACTATCTTGGGAACCGGTATTCCTGGTTACTATACTACAGTTACCCAAAGTGATAGAATATTATCTATTCAAATGGAACAACAAACGGCAGCCCTTGTAGGAATAATTGAGGGGTATAGGGAACTGGTACAGGTAGAAGAGCAAGCAAGAGAGAGATTTTTAAAATACCTTTCTAATAGAGTAATAGGAGTGACTGGATATGGCTTCGTGATAAATGGAAATGGAAAATTTCTAATGCATCCAGACGAAAACCTAGTAGGGGCTGATGCTACCCAATACGATTTTGTAAAAGAAATTATGGACAACAAGGAAGCAGTCAATAACAATGGGTATGGAAGAGCAAGGGTTCAAAAGGTTTCTTATGAATGGAACGGTAAGGAAAAATTTGCCTACTATACTTATCACTATGATTGGGATTTATTTATTGCTTTATCTGGAGTTTATGATGAATTTATTGCAGCACAAAAAACAGCTTTGAAAAATCTGATTATAGTTGGATTCTTAGTATTGGTTTTAGCAGCATTTGGGATATACATTGTAATGACTAGAATAATGAAACCCATAGTTATACTTTCAAGGGCAATGAAAGAAGTTGAAAAAGGGAATTTACAAGTGAATCCAATAATAGTTAAAAATAAGGATGAAATAGGGGTGCTTTCCAACGGATTTAATGGAATGATTGCTACCTTAAAAGAATTAGCCATCAATATAAAAGATGCAACAGATATACTTTATGCAGCAATTCAAGATACAAAGATAGGGGTAAATCAAACAGTTTATAATTCTGAGGAAGTAGCAAGGGCCATTGAAGAAATAGCCTTTGCTAGCCAAAAGCTAGCCGAGGATGCAGAAAAGGGTACTCTTGCGATGCAAGTTATATCAAGATCTACCAACTACACAAAAAATACAACCTATAGCATGAATAAAATCACAGATGAGGTAAGGATTGCCGTGGAACGGGGAGATGCAGCCACAAAAGCTTTAACGGTTAAGTCTGATGAGACAATGAAAACTTTTTATTGGATTAATGAACAAATTAAGTTACTTGAAATCAAATCAAAAGAAATTCATTCAGTTACAGGTGTTATTCGCTCTATTTCTGAACAGACAAATCTTCTTTCACTAAATGCTGCGATAGAATCTGCAAAGGCAGGAGAGGCAGGGAAAGGATTTGCGGTTGTGGCAGATGAAATTAGAAAGTTAGTAATACAAACAGAAGAACAAACTAAGTTTATTAATAGTGTTATAGGGGAGATATTTAATCAAATTGAAACTATAGTACAATATATGATTAAGGGGAAACAAACTGTATTAAAACAGGATGAAGCTGTAAAAGAGACTAATATAACCTTAACAGAAGTTAATATGAAAATGAAAGATATGGCGGAATGTATAAATATAATTATAGAACAAGTATTGGAAACAACTCAAAACGCTGAAGGTAGCGTACAAATGATAGAAAACATATCTAGTACTTGTGAGGAAACTTGTGCCAATACACAACAGGTATCAGCATTGACAGAGCAGCAATTAATAAGTGTGCAGACTATAGAAAAGGCTATCAATAAATTAAATAATTTATCTCAAGATTTATCCCTTAGAGTTAATAAATTCAACATATAA
- a CDS encoding acetolactate synthase encodes MIIKQLSVFLENKSGRLTEVTKTLGDLDINISALSIADTAEYGILRLILTDTNKAFTALKEKGFSVSLTEVICLATPHIPGALAKALDILSKDGISIEYMYAFEVGEKALVIIKTDDIQRAIDSITRHKMELINASEIYQI; translated from the coding sequence ATGATTATTAAACAATTATCGGTTTTTCTAGAAAACAAATCAGGAAGATTAACAGAAGTTACTAAGACCTTAGGAGATTTGGATATTAATATTTCAGCCCTAAGTATTGCAGACACAGCAGAGTATGGAATCCTTAGACTAATTTTGACAGATACTAATAAGGCTTTTACTGCCTTAAAAGAAAAGGGCTTTTCTGTGAGTCTAACAGAGGTAATTTGTCTTGCCACTCCCCATATCCCCGGAGCTTTAGCTAAGGCTTTAGATATCCTATCTAAGGACGGCATAAGCATCGAATATATGTATGCATTTGAGGTAGGAGAAAAGGCATTGGTAATAATTAAAACCGACGATATACAAAGGGCAATTGACTCTATCACAAGGCATAAGATGGAATTGATTAATGCTAGTGAAATTTATCAAATTTAA
- a CDS encoding phenylacetate--CoA ligase yields MIWNEYNECMGREEIRILQGKRLGATVERVYHNVPFYRKKMQELGLEPGDIKGIDDLDKLPFTTKQDLRENYPYSLFAVPISEVVRVHASSGTTGRPTVVGYTRKDLTTWSEVVARSLGSSGVIKNDIIQIAYGYGLFTGGLGLHYGSEKLGSTVIPISGGNTAKQIQLMKDFGSTVLACTPSYALYLAEAMEEMGVNPKDLNLRVGIFGAEPWTEEMRRQIQEKLHIKAIDIFGLSEIIGPGVSCECEIQNGLHIQEDHFVPETINPDTLGIVKEGEIGELVFTTITKEALPLLRYRTRDLTTLNYEKCQCGRTLVRMEKCTGRSDDMLIIRGVNVFPSQIESVLLNMGETKPHYLLIVDRVNNLDILEVWVEVEGNLFSDEIKKLEALTSRIKHKIESTLGIGVKVKLVEPKTIERSEGKAKRVIDRRKI; encoded by the coding sequence ATGATTTGGAATGAATATAATGAGTGTATGGGTAGGGAGGAAATTAGAATCCTCCAGGGAAAAAGATTGGGCGCAACGGTTGAAAGGGTATATCATAATGTTCCTTTCTATAGAAAAAAGATGCAGGAGTTGGGACTAGAACCAGGAGATATAAAAGGAATTGATGATCTAGATAAACTACCCTTTACGACAAAACAAGATCTTAGGGAGAATTATCCCTATAGTTTATTTGCAGTACCCATCAGTGAAGTTGTAAGGGTTCATGCATCTTCAGGAACCACAGGAAGGCCGACTGTAGTAGGTTATACGAGAAAAGATCTTACAACCTGGTCAGAAGTAGTTGCAAGAAGTCTTGGTTCTTCTGGGGTTATTAAAAATGATATCATACAGATTGCCTATGGATATGGCTTATTTACAGGGGGCCTCGGTCTTCATTATGGCAGTGAAAAACTAGGTTCAACTGTTATACCTATTTCAGGGGGCAACACTGCAAAACAAATTCAACTTATGAAAGACTTTGGAAGTACCGTACTTGCTTGTACACCTTCCTATGCTCTTTATCTTGCAGAGGCTATGGAAGAAATGGGAGTCAATCCTAAGGATTTAAACTTAAGGGTTGGGATATTTGGAGCAGAGCCTTGGACGGAGGAAATGAGGCGGCAGATTCAAGAAAAGTTACATATTAAAGCTATTGATATATTTGGCTTAAGTGAAATCATAGGACCTGGGGTTTCCTGCGAGTGCGAGATACAAAATGGACTTCATATTCAAGAAGATCATTTTGTACCCGAGACCATCAATCCAGATACCCTAGGGATAGTTAAAGAAGGAGAAATCGGAGAGTTAGTATTTACTACTATTACCAAAGAGGCCCTTCCTCTTCTTAGATATAGAACAAGAGATTTAACTACACTTAATTATGAAAAATGCCAATGTGGAAGGACCCTCGTTCGTATGGAAAAATGCACGGGAAGAAGCGATGATATGTTAATTATAAGGGGGGTGAATGTATTTCCATCTCAAATTGAAAGTGTACTTCTTAATATGGGAGAAACAAAACCCCATTATCTTTTAATTGTTGATAGGGTTAATAATTTAGATATCTTAGAAGTATGGGTTGAGGTTGAAGGAAATCTTTTTTCTGATGAAATTAAAAAATTAGAGGCTCTAACATCAAGAATTAAGCATAAGATAGAAAGTACCCTTGGAATCGGTGTTAAGGTTAAGTTAGTAGAACCAAAGACCATCGAGAGAAGCGAAGGAAAAGCTAAAAGAGTTATCGATAGAAGAAAAATTTAA
- a CDS encoding Fe-S-containing hydro-lyase: MKRKISLPLTKEIIKTLKVGEEVLLSGIIFTGRDAAHKRMIEALSREEKLPIDIKDQVIYYVGPCPARPGEVIGSCGPTTSGRMDAYTPMMLDKGLGGMVGKGQRCKEVIDSMKKNNAVYFTAIGGAGALLSVKIKKSEVVAYEDLGAEAIYKLLVEDFPVVVTIDCRGNNLYDTQKEKYKNN; this comes from the coding sequence ATGAAAAGGAAAATATCTTTGCCATTAACAAAAGAGATAATAAAAACTTTAAAAGTTGGGGAGGAAGTACTTTTATCGGGAATTATTTTTACAGGAAGGGATGCAGCACATAAAAGGATGATAGAAGCCTTAAGCAGGGAAGAAAAGTTGCCAATAGATATAAAGGACCAAGTTATTTATTACGTAGGGCCCTGTCCCGCAAGACCTGGAGAAGTTATTGGAAGTTGTGGTCCTACTACCAGTGGAAGAATGGATGCTTATACTCCTATGATGCTAGATAAAGGCTTAGGGGGTATGGTAGGAAAAGGACAAAGATGCAAAGAAGTCATTGACTCTATGAAAAAAAATAATGCTGTTTATTTTACAGCCATAGGTGGAGCAGGAGCATTACTTTCAGTTAAGATAAAAAAATCAGAGGTAGTTGCCTACGAGGATTTGGGTGCTGAGGCTATTTACAAACTTTTGGTAGAGGATTTTCCTGTAGTTGTAACCATTGATTGCAGGGGAAATAATTTATATGATACACAAAAAGAAAAATACAAAAATAATTAA
- a CDS encoding fumarate hydratase: MRKIHTREIESAVEKLCKEANYYLSRDIKTALENSKEKETNPLGQSILQDIMENAKIAKEKKIPICQDTGTAVVFIELGQDIHIIGGDLEGAIQNGIRKGYKEGFLRKSIVKDPLIRENTKDNTPGIIHYQIVKGDNIKIIVAPKGGGSENMSALRMLKPSDGIEGVEQFVLDTVDRAGPNACPPLVVGVGIGGNFEMAAILAKKALLRPIDKKSPKTHIREMEERLLGKINTLGIGPQGLGGRITALGVNIEVFPTHIASLPVAVNISCHVTRHRSIIL, translated from the coding sequence ATGAGAAAAATACATACTAGGGAAATAGAAAGTGCAGTAGAAAAACTTTGCAAGGAAGCTAATTATTATTTATCAAGAGATATAAAAACGGCCTTGGAAAATTCAAAAGAAAAAGAAACAAATCCCCTAGGACAAAGTATCCTACAAGATATAATGGAAAATGCCAAGATAGCTAAAGAAAAAAAGATACCCATATGTCAAGATACGGGTACTGCTGTAGTTTTTATTGAATTAGGACAGGATATACATATTATCGGGGGGGATTTAGAAGGTGCCATCCAAAATGGAATAAGAAAAGGTTATAAGGAGGGTTTTCTTAGGAAATCTATAGTAAAAGATCCCCTAATCCGTGAAAATACAAAGGACAATACCCCAGGAATTATCCACTATCAAATAGTTAAGGGGGATAATATCAAAATTATCGTAGCCCCCAAAGGAGGGGGTAGTGAAAACATGAGTGCCCTTAGGATGTTGAAGCCTTCCGATGGTATAGAGGGGGTAGAGCAGTTTGTTTTAGATACTGTAGATAGGGCGGGTCCTAATGCCTGTCCACCATTAGTAGTGGGAGTAGGGATTGGGGGAAATTTCGAAATGGCGGCTATACTGGCTAAGAAGGCATTATTAAGACCTATAGATAAAAAAAGCCCCAAGACTCATATTAGGGAAATGGAAGAAAGACTTTTAGGAAAGATTAATACCCTAGGAATTGGCCCTCAGGGTTTAGGGGGAAGAATTACGGCCCTAGGGGTAAATATAGAAGTTTTTCCGACTCATATTGCAAGCCTTCCGGTGGCAGTTAATATAAGCTGTCATGTAACAAGGCATAGAAGCATTATTCTTTAG
- the ytvI gene encoding sporulation integral membrane protein YtvI, with amino-acid sequence MWEFYEKNKHFIQRIMITILLTIGVYIFFRYLFSFIAPFVVAWVISSLMEPMVRWFNKKWKLARGVSSILSIIIVLGLVGGMLTVIVIEIVEQARAFGKDIPMYYSSFMITIENIKGRTENFIFSLPLHIQNLLAGGMGIVIKGFPNILGSSVRRGSIGIVVALPNALFFGIVALIATFFMSKDRKRIQNFMERQMPRSWIRKFDTIKRDLFGALLGYIKTQFILMLFIITICTIGLSILRFKYSFLIGIVTGIVDAFPILGSGTILIPLAIYNGISGNLYGAIGLLIIYGIVILFRQMLEPKVLASQIGVYPLVTLMSMYIGIRLFGFVGIIIGPVFVIFLKTMQKIGIIPPWR; translated from the coding sequence ATGTGGGAATTCTATGAGAAAAACAAACACTTTATACAAAGGATTATGATTACTATATTATTAACGATAGGAGTTTATATCTTTTTTAGATATTTATTTTCTTTTATAGCGCCCTTTGTTGTAGCCTGGGTTATATCATCCCTGATGGAGCCTATGGTAAGATGGTTTAATAAAAAGTGGAAGTTGGCAAGAGGGGTTTCTAGTATCTTATCAATTATTATTGTTCTGGGCTTAGTAGGGGGAATGCTTACAGTTATAGTAATAGAAATAGTAGAGCAGGCTAGAGCTTTTGGAAAGGATATTCCAATGTATTATAGTAGCTTTATGATAACTATAGAAAATATTAAAGGAAGGACTGAGAATTTCATTTTTAGTTTGCCTCTTCATATACAAAACCTATTAGCAGGGGGTATGGGTATAGTTATAAAAGGTTTTCCTAATATATTAGGATCGAGTGTTCGAAGGGGGTCTATAGGGATTGTAGTGGCCTTACCTAATGCCTTGTTTTTTGGTATAGTAGCTTTAATTGCGACCTTTTTTATGAGTAAAGATAGAAAGAGGATTCAAAATTTCATGGAAAGGCAAATGCCAAGGTCTTGGATTAGAAAATTTGATACGATTAAGAGGGATTTATTTGGAGCATTGCTTGGGTATATAAAAACTCAATTCATTTTAATGTTGTTTATCATAACTATTTGTACAATCGGTCTTAGTATCCTTAGATTTAAATATTCTTTTTTAATAGGGATAGTTACTGGTATTGTAGATGCATTTCCTATCTTAGGCAGTGGTACTATTTTAATCCCTTTGGCAATTTATAACGGGATAAGTGGTAATCTCTACGGAGCCATAGGGTTACTTATTATTTATGGTATTGTCATATTATTTAGGCAAATGCTAGAACCAAAGGTATTAGCTAGCCAAATAGGGGTATATCCCCTTGTAACGTTAATGTCTATGTATATTGGGATTAGACTGTTTGGATTTGTGGGAATTATCATAGGTCCTGTCTTTGTGATTTTTTTAAAAACTATGCAAAAGATTGGCATAATTCCTCCATGGAGATGA
- a CDS encoding AI-2E family transporter has translation MKKMPWDANYFKIALYTFLVLALTVLFEKIIGNIDLIIQYLSMLSKQIYKILSPFIYGFFIAYILNPAISKAEKGLQRLDKRKGHSRFRRILSILTVYITVFGFLSLTFIYVIPQITQSIIDLFQKIPSSLITLEKNIENLLEDYSCFDYYNFSSIIESNINPFIQNSSLIFNRIFTYIVNSALGITSGLLNIFVGLMISFYLLNEKEGFLKKTKKAIYAIFKAKTADKIIIIAKESHIMFTRFFVGKFIDSLIIGILCFIGMLFLKNPYALLIAVIVGITNMIPYFGPFIGAIPSILITLLISPLDALWVSLFIFALQQFDGNILGPKILGDSTGLSPFWVIFSIIIGGAFFGVLGMLIGVPTFAVIRTLFNNWVDKRLEKKNIKTI, from the coding sequence ATGAAAAAAATGCCCTGGGATGCAAACTATTTTAAGATTGCCTTATATACTTTTCTAGTATTAGCCTTAACTGTTTTATTCGAAAAAATCATAGGCAATATAGATCTTATTATCCAATACCTTTCTATGCTCTCAAAACAAATATATAAAATATTATCTCCTTTTATCTATGGATTTTTCATTGCATACATATTAAATCCTGCAATTAGTAAAGCAGAAAAAGGACTCCAAAGGTTAGATAAAAGAAAAGGACATTCTAGATTTAGAAGAATCCTATCAATTTTAACCGTATATATTACTGTGTTTGGTTTTTTGAGTCTAACCTTTATTTACGTTATTCCTCAAATAACCCAGAGCATTATAGACTTATTCCAAAAGATTCCTAGTAGTCTAATAACTTTAGAAAAAAATATAGAAAATCTTTTGGAGGATTATAGCTGTTTTGATTATTACAATTTCAGCTCAATAATTGAAAGTAATATTAATCCCTTTATACAAAACTCTAGTTTAATATTTAACCGTATTTTTACATATATTGTTAATAGTGCCCTAGGAATTACTTCAGGGTTATTAAATATTTTTGTAGGTCTTATGATAAGTTTTTACCTGCTAAATGAAAAAGAAGGCTTTCTTAAAAAGACAAAAAAGGCTATTTACGCTATCTTTAAGGCTAAAACCGCTGATAAAATTATTATCATTGCAAAAGAAAGTCATATTATGTTCACTCGCTTTTTCGTTGGTAAATTTATTGATTCTCTGATTATCGGGATTTTATGTTTTATAGGCATGTTATTTCTTAAAAATCCCTACGCCCTACTTATTGCAGTAATCGTAGGAATTACCAATATGATACCTTATTTTGGACCTTTTATAGGGGCTATTCCTTCTATTTTAATCACTCTTTTAATTAGCCCTCTAGATGCCCTTTGGGTTAGCCTATTTATTTTTGCCCTACAGCAATTTGATGGTAATATTTTAGGTCCTAAAATATTGGGTGATTCCACCGGACTTAGTCCTTTTTGGGTAATCTTTTCTATTATAATTGGTGGCGCTTTTTTTGGAGTCCTAGGTATGTTAATTGGTGTTCCTACTTTTGCAGTAATTCGCACCTTATTTAACAACTGGGTAGACAAAAGACTGGAGAAAAAAAATATAAAAACAATTTAA
- a CDS encoding CPBP family intramembrane metalloprotease, with protein sequence MNAILKSNLFAGILLLLQLFGAFFLILIPGFMDLPLPIILILTQTLFLLVPTTIYFIVTKAPVKKTLRFNWPGFFTILLTLLFAIFVQPAMMFLSALSGLFFNNNISEIVTKLNSYPLILMIGVIALTPAICEEVTMRGILLSGYDNVDIKKAMLLNGLFFGMLHADLQQFLYAFALGAIFSYLVRLTDSIIPSMVAHFTINGSQLLMQRFISHMATFTGQDLSTLASIEPTLYDKLIALGFIAILAVIITPIAGILLYAIRDMNINKKRKDDKNLSNHKVFNWPVWVSIGIFIPYMVITLSLQYILDLLDKF encoded by the coding sequence ATGAACGCAATTTTAAAATCAAATTTATTTGCGGGAATCTTACTACTCCTTCAATTATTTGGAGCCTTCTTTTTAATACTTATTCCGGGTTTTATGGATCTTCCCCTTCCCATAATTCTTATCCTAACCCAAACATTATTTCTATTGGTACCAACGACTATATATTTTATAGTTACCAAGGCTCCTGTTAAAAAAACTCTTAGATTTAATTGGCCCGGATTTTTTACTATCCTACTTACACTCTTATTTGCAATATTTGTTCAGCCTGCCATGATGTTCTTATCTGCCCTTTCGGGACTATTTTTTAACAACAATATTTCTGAAATTGTAACGAAATTAAATTCCTATCCTTTGATATTGATGATCGGTGTTATTGCCCTTACACCTGCTATATGTGAGGAAGTAACCATGAGAGGAATTCTTCTTTCGGGATATGATAATGTAGATATCAAAAAAGCTATGTTATTAAATGGGTTGTTTTTCGGGATGCTCCATGCAGATTTACAGCAATTTTTATATGCTTTTGCCCTTGGAGCCATATTTTCCTATTTAGTTAGACTTACTGATTCTATTATTCCTTCTATGGTGGCCCATTTTACTATTAATGGTTCCCAGCTGCTTATGCAAAGATTTATATCCCATATGGCGACGTTCACGGGGCAGGATCTATCTACTTTGGCATCTATAGAACCAACTCTTTATGATAAGCTTATTGCTTTGGGATTTATAGCAATCTTGGCTGTAATAATAACCCCCATTGCCGGAATCTTACTATATGCCATTAGAGATATGAATATAAATAAAAAACGAAAGGACGATAAAAACCTTTCCAATCATAAGGTATTTAATTGGCCTGTATGGGTATCTATTGGAATCTTTATCCCTTATATGGTTATCACTTTATCTCTTCAATATATTTTGGATTTACTCGATAAATTCTAA